A section of the Humulus lupulus chromosome 2, drHumLupu1.1, whole genome shotgun sequence genome encodes:
- the LOC133816838 gene encoding uncharacterized protein At4g14100-like — protein sequence MGSKSNLFVFVFVFVFGIGIGMGRCSSESPEIPTPTPWPHQFHSILMMNYSGILQIIDLWYDWPNGRNYNIIQHQLGNVLYDLEWNNGTSFFFYDDRAEKCSSAQLEVGILRPNWLEGAKYLGQREVDGFLCNVWEKVDFIWYYEDVVTKRPVHWEFYTGRNAHVMTFEVGAVLEDSKWQAPPDCFDHQSQTKPKPKTKTKTKTNHLPFPHFSISSKMIHRSHSSSSSL from the coding sequence atggGTTCAAAATCAAACCTCTTCGTCTTCGTCTTCGTCTTCGTCTTCGGAATTGGAATCGGAATGGGTCGTTGTTCATCAGAATCACCAGAGATCCCAACCCCAACCCCATGGCCGCATCAATTCCACTCGATCCTGATGATGAACTACTCGGGAATACTCCAGATAATAGATCTGTGGTACGACTGGCCCAACGGTCGCAACTACAACATCATCCAGCACCAGCTGGGCAACGTGCTGTACGACCTGGAGTGGAACAACGGGACCTCGTTCTTCTTCTACGACGACCGCGCGGAGAAGTGCAGCTCGGCTCAGCTGGAGGTGGGGATTCTGCGGCCCAATTGGCTGGAGGGGGCCAAGTATCTAGGGCAGAGGGAGGTTGACGGGTTCTTGTGCAACGTGTGGGAGAAAGTGGATTTCATATGGTACTACGAGGATGTGGTGACGAAGAGGCCCGTGCATTGGGAGTTCTACACTGGCAGAAATGCTCATGTCATGACCTTCGAGGTCGGTGCTGTGCTTGAGGATTCTAAGTGGCAAGCCCCTCCTGACTGCTTTGATCATCAATCTCAAACCAAACCCAAacccaaaaccaaaaccaaaaccaaaaccaatCATCTTCCATTCCCACATTTCTCCATTTCCTCCAAGATGATTCATCGTTCTCactcttcctcttcctctctcTAA
- the LOC133816839 gene encoding uncharacterized protein LOC133816839: protein MVSRAILRRKRYPFNSLNQPTFLIRGSSSVEHEQSSHSNDLNSVRSFVTQVLVTTDDKDDECITLVPKSVPPTFSVVGSFRHNSFGLLNWSNGVERKYFGSSMGVVQTLQSTHYYSTATAGQPEFGNGKRGNEQQVSGQKKEASPEECDQAVEGLSSVKAKAKAKQMQDSPKSVKSVMMRMWTMLLGIGPALKAVASMSREDWAKKLIHWKDEFKSTMQHYWLGTKLLWADVRISSRLLLKLASGKNLSRRERQQLTRTTADIFRLVPFAVFIIVPFMEFLLPVFLKLFPNMLPSTFKDKMKEQEELKRKLNARIEYAKFLQDTVKEMAKEIKTSRSGEVKQTAEDLDEFMNKVRTGERVANNEILGFAKLFNDELTLDNISRPRLVNMCKYMGISPFGTDAYLRYMLRKRLQQIKEDDKMIQAEGVESLSEKELISACRERGILGTRSVEEMREELHNWLDLSLNYSVPSSLLILSRAFSVHGKIKPEEAVQATLSSLPDEVVDTVGVTTLPSEDSVAERRRKLEYLEMQEELIKEEEEKEEEEQAKLKESASKQTDVALEEMTIPTAREAQEQAKAKALEKQGQLCELSRALAVLASASSVRLEREEFLRLVKKEVDLYNHMVEKEGTDGEEEAKKAYKAARKDSNLAAETALGDKASSALIDRVDAMLQKLEKEIDDVDAKIGDRWQLLDRDYDGKVTPEEVASAAMYLKDTLGKEGMQELISNLSKDHEGKILVEDIIRLGNLTDDADADAMEEKKS from the exons ATGGTTTCACGAGCAATCTTGCGAAGGAAGCGTTACCCCTTCAATTCCTTAAATCAGCCTACATTCTTGATTCGGGGCTCCTCTAGTGTTGAGCATGAACAATCATCCCATTCTAATGACTTAAACAGTGTTAGATCGTTTGTGACTCAAGTATTGGTAACTACTGATGATAAAGATGATGAGTGTATAACTTTAGTTCCTAAGAGTGTACCTCCAACTTTTAGTGTAGTGGGATCTTTCAGGCATAACTCCTTTGGTCTATTAAATTGGAGCAATGGAGTTGAAAGGAAATACTTTGGTTCTTCAATGGGAGTTGTGCAGACTTTGCAGTCTACACACTATTACTCCACAGCAACGGCTGGTCAACCAGAATTTGGGAACGGCAAGCGTGGAAATGAACAGCAGGTTTCTGGACAGAAAAAAGAAGCTTCACCAGAGGAATGTGATCAAGCAGTCGAAGGTTTGAGCTCAGTAAAAGCCAAAGCCAAAGCTAAACAGATGCAGGACTCTCCAAAGAGTGTTAAATCTGTAATGATGAGAATGTGGACTATGCTTTTGGGAATTGGTCCTGCCCTAAAAGCTGTGGCTTCCATGAGCAG GGAGGATTGGGCTAAGAAGTTAATTCATTGGAAGGATGAATTTAAATCTACCATGCAACACTATTGGTTGGGTACAAAACTCCTCTGGGCTGATGTTAGGATTAGCTCAAGGTTGTTGCTGAAGCTTGCTAGTGGGAAGAACCTTTCTCGAAGGGAGAGGCAACAACTTACACGCACCACTGCTGACATTTTCAGACTAGTTCCTTTTGCTGTTTTTATTATAGTTCCATTCATGGAATTCTTGCTGCCAGTATTCCTTAAATTGTTCCCTAACATGTTACCATCAACCTTCAAGGACAAGATGAAAGAGCAG GAGGAATTGAAAAGAAAGCTAAATGCAAGAATAGAAtatgcaaagtttcttcaagacaCGGTAAAAGAAATGGCAAAGGAAATCAAAACCTCACGAAGTGGAGAAGTTAAGCAGACAGCAGAAGATCTTGATGAATTTATGAACAAG GTTAGAACAGGCGAGCGTGTTGCTAATAACGAGATTTTAGGCTTTGCCAAGCTATTCAATGATGAACTTACGTTAGACAACATTAGCAG GCCACGTTTAGTAAATATGTGCAAATATATGGGCATTAGCCCCTTTGGAACAGATGCATATTTGCGTTATATGCTTCGAAAAAGACTACAACA GATCAAGGAGGATGATAAGATGATTCAAGCTGAGGGAGTGGAGTCCCTTTCAGAAAAAGAGCTTATTTCAGCCTGTCGAGAACGAGGCATACTTGGAACACGTTCAGTAGAGGAAATGCGAGAAGAG TTGCATAATTGGTTGGATCTGTCTCTCAATTACTCTGTACCATCTTCGCTCTTGATACTTTCAAG AGCTTTCTCAGTGCATGGTAAAATCAAGCCAGAGGAAGCTGTTCAAGCTACACTCTCCTCTCTTCCTGATGAGGTTGTGGATACAGTTGGGGTGACCACTTTGCCATCTGAAGACTCTGttgcagaaagaagaagaaagttgGAGTACCTAGAAATGCAGGAAGAATTGATCAAG GAGGAGGAAGAGAAAGAGGAAGAAGAGCAGGCCAAATTAAAGGAATCTGCTAGTAAACAAACAGATGTGGCTCTGGAAGAGATGACTATTCCAACAGCTAGAGAAGCACAGGAACAAGCAAAAGCGAAAGCTTTAGAAAAACAGGGGCAGCTTTGTGAGCTCAGTCGTGCATTGGCTGTTTTGGCTTCAGCATCT TCGGTCAGGCTGGAGCGTGAAGAGTTTTTGAGACTTGTGAAAAAGGAG GTAGATCTTTATAATCATATGGTAGAGAAGGAGGGAACTGATGGCGAAGAAGAAGCTAAGAAGGCTTACAAAGCAGCCAGGAAGGACAGTAACCTTGCTGCCGAGACGGCTCTGGGTGACAAGGCTTCTTCAGCACTTATAGACAGG GTTGATGCTATGCTTCAGAAGCTTGAAAAGGAAATCGATGATGTTGATGCAAAAATCGGGGATCGCTGGCAGTTGCTTGACAG GGATTATGATGGGAAAGTAACTCCTGAGGAGGTTGCCTCTGCTGCTATGTACCTTAAGGACACTTTGGGCAAAGAGGGCATGCAAGAACTTATTAGCAACCTTTCCAAGGATCATG AGGGAAAAATACTAGTGGAAGACATTATCAGATTAGGCAATTTAACAGATGATGCAGATGCCGACGCAATGGAGGAAAAGAAATCATAG
- the LOC133816843 gene encoding uncharacterized protein LOC133816843 — MEQSVGEREAPEGDHRPTNSQTLTLVSPTGLELHSTSPERITTDSAEGDDGQCESEPLVNRAEILRALEIVEKDSLAISESFASLFASLRVALSGVTSNSVDHMQCFSDAAGRLQESVLDAATKGNRYINSCLRLNEEMKGIDNLATQLKILRRNVDVLDSAVNKLLRIP, encoded by the coding sequence ATGGAGCAAAGTGTAGGAGAAAGAGAAGCACCGGAGGGAGATCATCGTCCGACGAACTCCCAAACCCTAACCCTAGTCTCACCAACAGGCCTTGAATTACACTCCACAAGTCCCGAACGCATTACTACTGATTCTGCTGAGGGTGATGATGGTCAGTGCGAATCGGAACCACTGGTTAACCGAGCTGAGATTTTGAGAGCTCTCGAAATCGTCGAGAAGGATTCGCTAGCGATCTCGGAGAGCTTCGCATCTCTATTCGCCTCACTTCGCGTGGCTCTCTCCGGGGTTACTAGTAACTCGGTTGACCACATGCAGTGTTTCAGCGATGCTGCTGGTCGTCTTCAAGAATCCGTGCTTGATGCTGCAACAAAGGGAAATCGATACATAAATTCATGCCTCAGATTAAACGAGGAAATGAAGGGTATTGACAATCTAGCCACACAGTTAAAAATCTTGAGGAGAAATGTCGATGTGCTAGATTCAGCTGTAAACAAGCTCCTCCGCATTCCTTGA